In Oncorhynchus mykiss isolate Arlee chromosome 1, USDA_OmykA_1.1, whole genome shotgun sequence, the following proteins share a genomic window:
- the parp12a gene encoding protein mono-ADP-ribosyltransferase PARP12 encodes MSSVVSRYVTQILCGNQGCLDFKQLDRIVGQKFTVADDVLLGILCDRGKYAISKGEGKASRLAISQNSVIVAKTSLRVCQSPPGDCLHCENLHLCRYFVCGNCRFGNKCKNAHSLDSPHNTALIRSVDHHELGEAELFPLLLQNDPYLMPEICSHYNKGVGEHGSCKFKTSCTSLHLCLHFLQGDCKFGAGCKRAHTFDATTMKILNGRGFSQENISILDKIYNNKFIIIGQSHEEKPSVVVPSPAPAIEPVGKERSRKSSSRSISETDRNEICLFFIRRHCSFKEKCVRIHYHLPYKWQILERDGVTWRDLPNVEEIEKAYCIPGKDTSGGVQPVNFLTMTCGRSPVRRLSTVSSVTKPPHFILTTEWLWYWSGELGQWIEYGQEMYDDKEKVASVTSKTLENVYQADSDSEIPFGSGHNQYILYFKEMYQQNVRFKTKREVRRRPCFLSGQDVEAKLKSGSPESTSSSTVSVPPHWDKGALPDFTYKLVPVLGLMTEYQMVQSLFKRTMSTSTIHKINRIQNPSLWRVFQWQKEQMKVKNGGKLVDERHLFHGTELPILDAICEQNFDWRVCGIHGTHYGKGSYFARDASYSNRYSKSSASGKKIMFVALVLVGEFTKGNRDYLRPPQKGTSKGLYDSCVDSESNPAIFVVFEKQQIYPEFIIEYS; translated from the exons ATGTCGTCTGTCGTGTCTCGATATGTAACACAAATTCTGTGTGGAAATCAAGGATGCTTGGACTTCAAGCAGCTTGACCGGATCGTTGGTCAAAAGTTCACTGTTGCAGATGACGTCCTACTTGGAATACTTTGTGACAGAGGAAAATATGCCATCAGTAAAGGCGAAGGAAAGGCCTCGCGTCTCGCTATAAGCCAGAACAGTGTTATTGTTGCAAAGACTTCACTGCGAGTCTGTCAAAGCCCTCCTGGCGATTGTCTTCATTGCGAGAACTTACACTTGTGCAGATACTTTGTATGCGGTAACTGCAGGTTCGG GAACAAGTGCAAAAATGCCCACAGTCTAGATTCCccacacaacacagctcttatAAGGAGTGTGGATCACCATGagctgggggaggcagagctgtttCCACTACTGCTGCAGAATGACCCCTACCTGATGCCTGAG ATCTGCTCCCATTACAACAAGGGTGTTGGTGAGCATGGCTCCTGCAAGTTTAAAACCAGTTGCACCAGCCTCCACCTCTGCCTGCACTTCCTCCAGGGAGACTGTAAGTTTGGTGCTGGATGTAAGAGGGCCCACACATTTGACGCCACCACCATGAAGATCCTAAATGGCAGAGGATTCAGCCAAGAGAACATCAGCATCCTCGACAAGATCTACAATAACAAATTCATCATCATCGGTCAGAGTCACGAAGAAAAGCCATCTG TTGTAGTACCCTCCCCTGCCCCAGCCATAGAGCCAGTTGGGAAAGAGCGTTCTCGTAAGTCTTCGTCCCGCTCCATCAGTGAAACCGACAGGAATGAAATCTGCCTCTTCTTCATCCGCAGACACTGCAGCTTCAAAG AGAAGTGTGTCCGTATCCACTACCACCTGCCTTACAAATGGCAGAtcttagagagagatggagtgactTGGAGAGACCTGCCCAATGTGGAGGAGATTGAAAAGGCCTACTGTATCCCAGGAAAAGATACAAG tggaggTGTCCAGCCAGTGAACTTCCTCACCATGACATGTGGAAGGTCTCCAGTGCGTCGTCTGTCCACTGTGTCGTCGGTCACCAAACCTCCTCACTTCATCCTTACCACAGAATGGCTGTGGTACTGGTCGGGTGAGCTGGGACAGTGGATAGAGTATGGCCAGGAG ATGTATGATGATAAGGAGAAAGTGGCCTCTGTCACATCCAAGACCCTGGAGAATGTATACCAAGCTGACTCGGACAGCGAGATTCCATTTGGATCTGGCCATAACCAGTACATTCTCTATTTCAAAG AGATGTATCAGCAGAATGTTAGATTCAAAACCAAAAGAGAGGTTCGTAGGAGACCCTGCTTTCTCTCTGGACAGGATGTGGAGGCCAAGCTGAAGAG TGGATCTCCAGAGAGCACCAGCTCTTCTACTGTGTCTGTCCCTCCACACTGGGACAAGGGAGCCCTGCCTGACTTCACATACAAG CTGGTTCCAGTCTTAGGCCTGATGACAGAGTACCAAATGGTGCAGAGTCTGTTCAAACGTACCATGTCCACCAGCACCATCCACAAAATCAACAGGATCCAGAACCCCTCACTCTGGAGGGTCTTCCAGTG GCAGAAGGAACAGATGAAGGTGAAGAATGGAGGGAAACTTGTGGATGAGAGACACTTGTTCCACGGCACAGAACTGCCCATCTTAGATGCCATCTGTGAACAGAACTTTGACTGGAGGGTCTGTGGCATCCATGGAACACATTACGGCAAAG GAAGCTATTTTGCCAGAGATGCCTCGTACTCTAATAGATACTCCAAGTCTTCGGCCTCTGGCAAGAAGATCATGTTTGTGGCTCTGGTGCTGGTCGGGGAGTTCACTAAGGGAAACAGGGACTACCTTCGCCCCCCTCAGAAAGGCACCAGCAAGGGGCTCTACGACAGCTGTGTCGACTCCGAAAGCAACCCAGCCATTTTTGTTGTGTTTGAGAAACAGCAGATTTACCCAGAATTCATCATTGAGTACTCGTAG